The following are from one region of the Aspergillus chevalieri M1 DNA, chromosome 1, nearly complete sequence genome:
- a CDS encoding uncharacterized protein (COG:S;~EggNog:ENOG410Q1UX), translated as MSIFSDSGPARDRRDSLRFQAETSLQSCDQGGFSYPTPTDCDSPADGLQEITPASSVITPRKRESMEETTAVRKRYCQKPETMSPATESDGTVYLLLKTCAFGKKMRKGWNKQKRLEIQECTEEEVRLSDEHVREVLRAEAQLVCHNPCETIRSGLQNWVENESRKLHALGIPTRWRGIEAAAEYFIELRSNTIADPVSVRAAELLLFINYKDMCKRPADFCPRPRGKNERKSSYVLNCIIEGIPNYFGRHQSLESRRDNISNIVRYGGWWWKLSRELGIGLLLLGDDELFRIMKSDMFTNAQVNALITHVSRVRPGTIRLLPSINPIMRTLIRGEVPRGLVSALHLDGFPLFDQAKLSRANDEDDAALADQCLEAPWTNAVQESDIPGDILEILHDSETSEIT; from the exons ATGTCCATCTTCTCAGACTCTGGCCCGGCAAGGGACCGTCGGGATTCGCTCAGGTTTCAGGCGGAGACTTCTCTCCAAAGCTGTGATCAAGGAGGTTTCTCCTATCCTACTCCAACGGATTGTGATTCTCCAGCGGATGGTCTACAAGAGATTACACCTGCTTCTTCCGTAATCACGCCGCGTAAACGGGAAAGTATGGAGGAGACAACGGCAGTCCGCAAGCGCTATTGCCAGAAGCCGGAAACAATGTCTCCTGCAACTGAATCTGATGGAACTGTTTATTTGCTTTTGAAGACTTGTGCCTTTGGGAAAAAAATGAGAAAGGGTTGGAATAAACAGAAGAGACTTGAAATTCAGGAATGCACAGAAGAGGAGGTACGGTTGAGTGATGAACACGTCCGTGAAGTGCTCAGAGCAGAAGCACAATTGGTCTGCCATAATCCTTGTGAAACTATTAGGTCTGGTTTACAAAATTGGGTGGAAAATGAATCGCGAAAACTGCATGCACTTGGAATTCCCACTAGATGGAGAGGCATCGAAGCAGCAGCGGAATATTTTATTGAATTGCGTTCCAACACAATTGCTGATCCTGTCAGTGTTCGCGCTGCAGAATTGCTGCTCTTCATAAATTATAAAGACATGTGCAAACGGCCAGCAGATTTTTGTCCACGGCCTCGTGGAAAGAATGAACGGAAATCGAGTTATGTTCTGAATTGCATAATTGAAGGAATTCCAAACTATTTCGGTCGCCACCAGAGCCTTGAGTCTCGCCGAGACAATATTAGCAATATTGTACGCTATGGAGGATGGTGGTGGAAACTCTCGCGTGAGCTTGGCATTGGCCTCTTACTTCTTGGTGACGACGAATTGTTCAGAATAAT GAAAAGCGACATGTTCACAAATGCCCAAGTTAACGCCCTCATCACGCACGTCTCTCGTGTACGACCAGGAACTATTCGCCTGCTTCCATCAATAAACCCGATTATGAGAACGCTGATACGTGGAGAAGTTCCTAGAGGTCTTGTTAGCGCCCTCCATTTAGATGGATTCCCACTTTTTGATCAGGCGAAATTGAGCCGTGCGaatgacgaggacgacgcaGCTTTAGCTGACCAATGCCTTGAGGCACCCTGGACAAATGCTGTGCAAGAGAGCGATATTCCAGGAGATATTTTGGAGATCCTCCATGATTCTGAGACTTCAGAGATTACTTGA
- a CDS encoding alpha/beta hydrolase (COG:S;~EggNog:ENOG410QEGV;~InterPro:IPR029058) gives MSETIKTVSIPNIAWETSANIHLPPNFDNKEYPAVVSAHPISSCKEQTSGNVYGKAMAEAGFVVVAFNASFQGASGGKPWFIENPEFQVSDFRFVVVQTLPYVDPERIGVLGICGGGAYAINTAMADYCFKCCVGITPANFGHLTREAFGGFDFAGSLEKMAT, from the coding sequence ATGTCCGAAACGATTAAGACCGTCAGCATCCCTAACATCGCGTGGGAAACCTCCGCCAACATTCACCTCCCACCTAACTTCGACAACAAGGAGTACCCCGCCGTTGTTTCAGCCCACCCGATCAGCTCGTGCAAAGAGCAGACCTCAGGCAATGTTTACGGCAAGGCAATGGCTGAAGCCGGATTCGTGGTTGTTGCATTCAATGCATCATTCCAGGGTGCCTCGGGCGGAAAGCCCTGGTTCATTGAGAACCCCGAGTTCCAGGTATCTGACTTCCGCTTCGTGGTCGTCCAGACCCTGCCATACGTCGACCCAGAGCGCATCGGTGTGCTTGGTATCTGTGGCGGTGGCGCCTATGCTATCAACACTGCCATGGCCGATTACTGTTTCAAGTGCTGCGTTGGCATCACGCCCGCTAACTTTGGCCATCTCACTCGGGAGGCCTTCGGTGGGTTTGACTTCGCTGGTTCGCTCGAGAAGATGGCCACCTAG
- a CDS encoding uncharacterized protein (InterPro:IPR029058) — protein sequence MNYLPPTVEDAKKMTSDPDIVEATDYYKTGRGQAPCGATSGLFFVGSVPDGFGTFRDAHEIHARAGSKEKHLVELPGVTHYKLYDESKAVKAALDEVLPFLKKHFNEVQ from the exons ATGAACTACCTTCCTCCGACTGTTGAAGACGCCAAGAAGATGACCTCGGACCCCGATATTGTCGAGGCCACTGACTATTACAAGACAGGCCGGGGCCAGGCTCCATGCGGTGCTACCAGCGGTCTTTTCTT TGTCGGCAGCGTTCCTGATGGCTTTGGTACCTTCCGTGATGCTCACGAAATTCACGCCCGCGCCGGTTCGAAGGAGAAGCACCTTGTCGAGCTGCCCGGTGTGACGCATTACAAGCTTTATGATGAATCTAAGGCTGTCAAGGCTGCTCTTGATGAAGTCTTGCCCTTCCTTAAGAAGCACTTCAACGAGGTCCAATAG
- a CDS encoding uncharacterized protein (COG:S;~EggNog:ENOG410PNU7;~InterPro:IPR022198;~PFAM:PF12520), producing the protein MESFMFTSAEWQLTTERQLKYQGTAKIDLDQISFRASANTKVDQKNVERLCEIFRKDACHRLDIRNHVTAIVSRQDLRRACQDGGITNEDLMANNTACYPRLQFPTGQVQCLHGQHRLKAAEETLPPTERWWTVNLYLDGLPFASPHPSSYGPDFSTDISPNLRNALVDEYANEKQPNDGEVYRKICQYQHEHNAHFQKRWWSRLSDNKAKRLRQLRSSPDNVDLCAAFDGLLAIPGLWNGMSLGSLNKVMAIKCDEEIIHYLEHIKRFWATLVDYNHVQMAKIDSHTVHTLQLRAPKASKADRNAVKGLILSGEVFTDFKEAERAAIWHKMQSLEACDCIIPSLHTFFRDISYLNACADAVKRLVVLNKKQPTIQQALTHSFQPRQADEDCQIQTSETAFRRQPGTSAERKEAGYRQIWMYAMRWYPEMAKDEQSHTLKAKPTRARADENSIHDMAVLARKLGFRSEHIKNILKQSPDRQIAQAALLKARKPDRYYYDSNVFDSFVDRITDLFSLAIPYENQPIAESVVGRAVKLTDRCGPPSVQAQRLDRSYLFLDKLHSPTSLQQHVSSFYVRRCVYYAFFGKPSISRQHLTTSRRPSSEPSSNHSSSLFVPDDSPHLDSELGAEDPLARSDHRGHPTSRRQLRKARREKRRQRRERRRNRRQENQRAAESNLVRSQESLPQDFPTREDSTMDDAPGMITDTQESPRDSIVPKDLELLPETSGTEQFQLYAEERMVPERTEQEERSSDDGEQGGQEQLTVEEAHAKQGLLEHEAAESTEQNQLTEEAGEMVEQGRPTQETEGEAAVQPNSEVDDEGQSQQEATHDSSITAEDVEKLDGMLQDIVEQEATGSPDLQDCTQLIKEQSKAARRKEKKVDEERAKALARLENEAEHNPLASEGNNTRPVTQLDLPSLIARWRERASHLDDDNSQRPHSRNLRQGQQSRYSKPVGIKTSWVNGRPTLQDINQAGTLAAAITDQLDPDHEDDLPDPVLPTVNAPATVTIGERIEDIQLDRETMNPSVQETHEPDSQEMVPERHNGRATVMGETSNKALKPSQQEQETLNVDRADQEQFQREVDERAAAEAALFEATFDDEYEAEAQSTATDMTHQQLVTPAREESALTGIDAGGESIPPRETPVKAKSAQGTASTRNPDSNIKTIQRHGKLHRPSGIKNTRDKAKRQRHKGNVEPDQVEQNPQRGQMTRASKAVTQIDFSKWVEGNQTTADPQADLPRPKRTRPRNESEEPGHSTLNTTAGTNWVSRNRKRVWPVGPWGRPKRARLNRAEVIPPSPLLPLMTTEGWAASGSPSGMQPGQNITITFRAYEHGEWTKVNSISVEASDPRKAQELAGNYARAEGQNAQFYNHALRKVSVNQCVRAAIDDGTFTILMSLGRELHVTRQVVASVTKLFEDMTDAAVTTDDEIS; encoded by the exons ATGGAGTCTTTCATGTTTACCAGTGCCGAATGGCAATTGACTACTGAACGGCAACTGAAATACCAAGGAACTGCCAAAATTGATCTGGATCAAATCTCCTTCCGTGCATCCGCCAACACAAAGGTCGACCAAAAAAATGTAGAGCGACTGTGTGAAATATTCCGTAAGGATGCTTGTCATCGGCTGGACATCCGAAACCATGTGACAGCTATTGTCTCCAGGCAAGACTTGAGAAGAGCCTGTCAAGATGGGGGGATAACTAATGAGGATTTGATGGCTAATAACACTGCGTGTTACCCCCGCCTTCAATTTCCAACTGGCCAGGTCCAATGCCTTCATGGTCAACACAGGCTCAAGGCAGCAGAAGAAACTCTGCCGCCTACAGAACGGTGGTGGACTGTGAATCTCTATCTAGATggtttgccctttgcctcccCTCATCCCAGTAGCTATGGCCCTGACTTCTCCACAGACATCAGCCCAAACCTGCGAAACGCTCTAGTAGATGAATACGCAAACGAGAAACAGCCGAATGATGGGGAAGTGTACCGGAAAATCTGTCAATACCAGCACGAGCACAACGCCCACTTCCAGAAACGTTGGTGGTCTCGACTGTCTGACAACAAAGCCAAACGCTTGCGGCAGCTCAGATCCTCTCCAGACAATGTTGACCTCTGTGCAGCGTTTGACGGTTTACTTGCAATACCTGGACTCTGGAATGGGATGAGCCTCGGGTCCTTGAATAAGGTGATGGCGATAAAATGTGATGAA GAGATTATTCACTACCTTGAGCACATAAAGAGATTCTGGGCCACGCTTGTAGATTATAACCACGTGCAGATGGCTAAGATCGACTCTCATACAGTGCATACGTTGCAGCTGCGCGCCCCGAAGGCTTCCAAAGCAGATAGAAATGCTGTAAAAGGCTTGATCCTCAGTGGTGAAGTCTTCACCGACTTTAAGGAGGCCGAGCGTGCTGCCATTTGGCATAAAATGCAATCTTTAGAAGCCTGTGACTGTATCATCCCATCCCTTCATACTTTTTTCCGCGACATCTCCTATCTTAACGCCTGCGCCGATGCTGTAAAGCGGTTGGTGGTTCTCAACAAGAAACAACCCACAATACAACAAGCATTGACCCATAGCTTCCAGCCCCGTCAAGCTGACGAGGATTGCCAAATCCAAACATCAGAGACGGCTTTTCGTCGACAGCCTGGTACTTCTGCAGAACGGAAGGAGGCGGGATATCGCCAAATTTGGATGTACGCCATGCGATGGTACCCTGAGATGGCCAAAGACGAACAAAGCCACACTCTCAAGGCCAAACCCACACGCGCAAGGGCGGATGAGAATTCCATTCATGACATGGCTGTACTTGCGCGGAAACTGGGCTTTCGCTCCGAGCATATCAAGAACATTCTAAAACAATCCCCTGATCGACAGATCGCACAGGCAGCCCTGCTTAAAGCTCGCAAACCTGATCGATATTATTATGACAGCAATGTGTTTGACTCTTTTGTTGATCGTATCACGGATCTCTTCTCTCTTGCGATCCCCTATGAGAACCAGCCGATTGCGGAGTCTGTTGTTGGCCGGGCAGTTAAACTGACAGATCGATGTGGACCTCCTTCAGTGCAAGCACAGCGGCTAGATCGCTCATACCTCTTTCTGGATAAGTTGCATTCACCAACATCTTTGCAACAACATGTATCTTCATTCTATGTTAGACGGTGTGTCTACTATGCCTTCTTTGGTAAACCCTCTATATCCCGGCAGCACTTGACCACAAGCAGGAGGCCCTCATCGGAACCTTCCTCAAATCATTCATCATCTTTGTTTGTTCCAGATGATTCTCCGCACCTTGATTCTGAATTAGGAGCGGAAGATCCTCTAGCGCGCAGTGACCATAGAGGTCACCCTACAAGTCGCCGCCAGCTGCGGAAAGCACGCAGAGAGAAACGTCGCCAGAGGCGGGAGAGAAGGCGAAATCGACGTCAAGAAAATCAGCGTGCGGCGGAGTCCAATCTTGTTCGCTCCCAAGAGTCTCTCCCTCAAGACTTCCCTACAAGAGAAGACAGCACTATGGACGATGCTCCCGGAATGATTACAGACACCCAGGAAAGTCCAAGGGACTCCATTGTGCCAAAGGATCTGGAGCTATTGCCTGAGACCAGCGGAACCGAGCAATTTCAGCTTTACGCTGAAGAAAGAATGGTTCCAGAGAGAACTGAGCAAGAGGAGCGGTCATCAGATGATGGGGAGCAAGGAGGACAGGAGCAGCTGACAGTGGAGGAGGCACACGCTAAACAGGGATTGCTTGAGCATGAAGCTGCAGAGAGTACTGAACAAAATCAATTGACAGAAGAGGCAGGAGAGATGGTTGAACAAGGACGACCAACACAGGAGACAGAGGGAGAAGCTGCTGTACAGCCAAACTCAGAAGTTGACGATGAAGGGCAATCACAGCAGGAAGCTACCCATGACAGTAGTATCACCGCTGAAGATGTGGAGAAACTCGATGGTATGCTCCAAGATATTGTGGAACAAGAAGCAACAGGCAGTCCAGATCTGCAAGACTGTACTCAGTTGATTAAAGAACAAAGCAAAGCCGCTCGccggaaagagaaaaaagtgGATGAGGAACGGGCAAAGGCTCTAGCCCGGTTGGAAAATGAGGCCGAACACAACCCATTGGCATCTGAGGGCAATAATACTCGTCCTGTCACGCAACTGGATTTGCCTAGCCTGATTGCAAGATGGCGCGAACGGGCTAGTCATCTGGATGATGACAACTCACAGCGGCCTCACAGCCGAAATTTGAGACAGGGTCAGCAATCACGGTATTCCAAACCTGTGGGGATCAAAACATCTTGGGTGAATGGAAGGCCTACATTACAAGATATCAATCAGGCAGGCACTCTTGCTGCTGCCATCACTGACCAGCTGGATCCGGATCACGAAGATGACCTCCCAGATCCTGTGTTACCAACGGTGAATGCACCGGCAACGGTCACAATTGGGGAAAGGATAGAAGATATCCAGTTGGATCGGGAAACAATGAACCCATCAGTGCAGGAAACACACGAACCAGATTCACAAGAAATGGTACCAGAAAGACATAACGGCCGGGCGACTGTAATGGGAGAAACATCCAACAAAGCATTGAAACCTTCTCAGCAAGAGCAGGAAACACTAAACGTTGACCGAGCTGATCAAGAGCAGTTCCAGAGAGAAGTGGATGAGAGAGCGGCAGCAGAAGCTGCGCTTTTTGAGGCAACTTTTGACGACGAATATGAAGCAGAAGCCCAGAGCACAGCCACAGATATGACTCATCAGCAACTCGTCACACCAGCCAGAGAAGAGTCGGCCTTGACAGGCATCGATGCAGGGGGAGAGTCAATCCCCCCCCGAGAAACCCCAGTGAAAGCCAAGAGTGCTCAAGGAACAGCATCAACTCGAAATCCAGACTCTAACATAAAGACTATTCAGCGTCATGGAAAACTACACCGACCATCAGGGATTAAAAATACCCGAGATAAAGCTAAACGGCAACGGCACAAGGGAAACGTTGAACCAGACCAAGTCGAGCAGAATCCTCAGCGTGGACAAATGACGCGGGCATCAAAGGCTGTTACGCAGATTGATTTCAGTAAATGGGTGGAAGGAAACCAAACCACAGCAGACCCTCAAGCCGATCTACCTCGGCCAAAACGGACCCGACCAAGGAATGAGAGCGAAGAACCTGGGCACAGCACTTTGAATACAACAGCTGGGACAAATTGGGTTTCTCGAAACAGGAAAAGGGTATGGCCAGTTGGACCTTGGGGACGACCAAAACGAGCGCGCCTGAACAGAGCTGAGGTGATTCCTCCATCTCCTTTACTTCCACTGATGACTACTGAAGGCTGGGCCGCCTCCGGATCTCCCAGTGGTATGCAACCTGGCCAGAATATTACCATCACTTTCCGAGCCTACGAGCACGGGGAATGGACGAAGGTAAACAGTATATCTGTTGAAGCTTCAGATCCACGCAAAGCACAAGAACTCGCTGGCAACTATGCGCGTGCGGAGGGCCAGAATGCCCAATTCTATAACCATGCCCTGAGAAAAGTCAGTGTCAACCAGTGCGTTCGGGCAGCAATTGATGACGGTACCTTTACCATCCTCATGAGCCTAGGAAGAGAGCTTCATGTGACCCGGCAAGTGGTGGCTTCGGTCACAAAATTGTTTGAGGACATGACAGACGCGGCAGTAACAACGGATGACGAGATATCATAA